GCacatctctccctccctctgtctccctcTGCACTGCTCCCGCTCCCTTGCACGCCTTGATGCACGCAAGGAGGCCGCCAAAGTAGACCAACACCTCCTTTTTCCGCTGTTCCTCGCACAGCTTGTGCGTTCCACGGGTTGGGTGGCAGTGACACACGCTTGTATGGGAGGTGCCGCGCACGATGCAGGCTAACAGCCCCACTGCTCGTCCCGCGGGGTCGCAGGGCCGCCACCGGTGCGCCATTGCCGTGAAGAACAACGTGCAGTACCTTTTTGTAGTGATGCCGAAGCCAAAGCCCCCGCCCGAGGTTGAGCTGGAGCCGCTCATGTTCTTTGACGCCCTTCCTCCGACAACGCCGACCGCGCCCGATCCTCGACAGACCGAAGACATGTATATGCCGAAGCGGGACAGTGTGGAGGACGCCATCGCGATACCCCTCGAGGTGAACGGTAGTGGTCAGTTGCAGCGCTCACTAGCGTTCCCAGCGACGGATTTTGCCTCGCTGGCGGAGGTACAGCAGCAGGGCGGCCCTTTCACGTCGTTCCAGGAGTACCCGGCGCTGTTTGGGTGCCTCACGATTGACAGGGTGTACGTGCTTGTCGCCACAGCCGTCACGGCCGCGGTGCCGTTGCCCTTTGCGGGTGTCATCTATAGTGTGACGGGGACGGCGTGGGTGCCGTTCGACATACCTGGAGTGGCGCCGGTGCGTGTGAGCCCAACGGACCGGGTACGGCTGCGTGAGTTTCAGGAGTACGCTTTTTGCAAAGGCTACTACTACAGTGACGACGTGAACGTCATGCTGCCCTTTCCGTTCACGAAGCCGGCAAACTGTGCGCCACCGGACATGTCCTGCGACTGGTCCTACCACCTCCGCGAGCCATTCTCTGCCTGCTCGCTGACAGCGGCGTGCTCTGTATTGGTGCGCGGCTTCGCTGGAGAGCGCGTCTGCACGCTCAAGGACGGCACCGAGCTGCACCTGGTCCTGCTGGGAAGGCAAAGCAACGTCAACCCGGGTCCGCGGTACCTCAGCCGTGGCCTGAACACGGCAAACGGCGCCGGCAACGACCACTACTACGAGTACATTCTCTGGAAGCACCACGGCCCCGACACCGTCACCTTCACACGCCACTCATTCCTGCGCGGCACCATCCCGGTGCACTGGACGACGCAGATGACCATGTCGCTCTCCGAGCCGACGATGAtcttcagcagcgacaaggcCGAGGTCCTCCGTGGCAGCGCGACGTACTTTGCACACATGTTCCAGGAGCTGAAGCACGTGATGCTGCTGGATACAAACGGCCAAGCCGCGACAAATCCGCAAGTGCGATGTATAaacctcctgcgcctccaccccAAAAGCGGCGAAGATGTGCTGGCGCGGCACTTCCTCGATGCCGTCCGGGCATCAGACGTTGTCATCAAGCAATCGTTTCCCGGCGGCAGCCTCGACCTCGTCCACGTCGACTGGCTCAACCTCGTCAAGGAGTACGGCATCGATGTTGCCACCTCTACCTTCTGGGAGGCTTCAATGGAATTTCTCGCCACCGCGTCCACAGCAGCGGACTCGATGATGACGGTGGGTATGATTCACGGCAACGGCGAAGTTGTTCGCCTAATCACGCAGTCACGCTTCGTGCGTCTCAACTGCGCCGACTCGCTTGACCGAACAAACCTCGCCTGCTTCTTAACATGCCTGCAGCTCTCCGTCGCCATGCTTATCACCCAACGTATTCCGCACGGCAGTTTCCAAGACAGCCCGCCTGTGCCACGGCTGGACGCGTCTGAGGAGGTCGCCCAGGAGGGCGGATACGCGGCGGCTTTTGCGCCCATGTCGGGCGCAAAGCAGACGGTGCCGAAGCCGTTTATGAACACGTGGAACGAAGCCCGCGATCCACAGCGCATTCCGCCCCTCATGGTTCGCGCGCTAGCGGAGCTGTTCGTGAACAACGGCGACTGTGTTGCGATGCTGTACACGAACTCGGCCGCCATGCACGGCAACATTCTGCGTGGTGTCTGCGGCATGCGACTGCAAGGGCACAACGCTGTGATTGCAACACAGCGCAAGTTCGAGAACGTCTTCGAGGACCGGAAGAAGCTGCGCGGCatcgaggtgctgctggggcGCAACCGGGGCGATCACTTTCCCTCTATTAGCCCGGCGTTTCTTCTGCGCCCGGTGCCGTACACGCAGTGGGCGTGCGCCCTCGTTGTGCTCGGTGTTCCCGACAACGTCACCACGAGGGAGgtggacgcggcggtgcggcgcgcgtgGGACACCCGCGTCATGCCACAACTTGCCGTGTGCCAGCTGCCGCCCATCGAGAGCAGGGCGCTGGTGTTCACCGTGACGCTGTCTgcagcgtcgacgacgcATGAACGAGACGATCTGGCGCAGTCCCTGCAGCAATCCACCCTCGGCGGGGTGCCGCCGGAGGAGGCACTGGAGGACGCGAAGCCGGAAAACGGCACACCTCCCCCGCGAACGGAGCGGCTCGCCATCATCGAGTTCGACCCCGACCTCTGCATCGTTGTAGACGTGGCGCGcttgctgcggcagcagggtTACCTCCCGCTTGGCAGCAACAACTGCGTCCTTGCCCCGTACGCGTACCCGGTGCAGACGGCGAGCGACTCCAAAACTATGAGTGGCGCCGTTAAAAACGTTGGTACATCCCTCAAGCGCGGCCTCACCAGCTTAATGCGCGGCCTCAACTGAGTttgacggcgccgcgcttcTGTCTCCCGGGTCTCTGTTCGGCTACGGCTGCTTATACGTTCCCGTTTGTTGCTTGTTTTCGGCGTGGGCGCTCTGTCTTTGTGCACTTGCCTGCAAAACGTCACCACATGCTAGCTGACAGCCGTAAACCAGCCACCCGGCGTCCAGTTTATgggccgtcggcgccgtgcaGGTGCGTTCGGCTTCGCTTTGCTGCCGCTCTTGCACGCGGTTCCCTGAACACACTGCACGACACATGCACAATGAGCATGCCCTGTCTCGGCATACGcgtcctcttcttctcttATCCTGGCCAGCCGCTTCTCTCGCACCAGGTATGCGCGCCATCGGGCCCTGTCGTATGTGGTGTCGCAGCCGTTCCTCATCTCCACCCAGTGCTCGACCCATCGCTTTTGGCTTCGCCGTCCGTTGGGAACCGCAGTCCCTCTCCGCCACGGCGACCAACCGCGGAGGCCACCCACGCCACCCACACGAATTCGACGTTTTTCTTTCGTGCCTCTCAACGCAACCCGTCTGTGCCACACAACATCCATGAAACTCCTCTGGACTCTTGGCCCATGTCGTGGTGCGAGGTAGCCGTGAATGTGCGATACAGGATTCCCACCTCGGCCATCTGAGCGCTGCCTCGGCCTCGAACTCTACccaccgcggccgcctcgcaggtTGCCCCAGAGCCGCTCCTCTCAGCATCCTGGCCGATACCGATggtgcatctctctctgGGGCGGCTGAGGCTTCCCACACCAGTTGGCGGTGTGAGCGCCGGGGGTAGCATATACGTTCGAGTCGCGCGGACACGCTGCCGAATCCtatggatggcgcaagcgtgtTCGCTGCCGCGGGTTGCTCCGATGCAGCCCCATATCGAGGCCCTGACTGCGGACATCAACTGCGGCCGATAGCTCTGACTCCTCCCTACATTTTGGGGATCGAGGCCCTGCGATTTCACACGCGCTGAGGTGTGTGCTGCCACGAGGGGagcggcgtgcgtgttgaAATCCTCACAAGGAAAGCTTGCCCGCCCCGCAGACTCTCTCCTACGCGTGGCAGGGCCACGGCCCCACTCTCTTTGTCCAACTCGACACGCCTTCAACCGTTCCTGGGCGCCCAGCTGTCTGCGAGCAGGCAGCAGCCTGCCTTGTGCTGCGTGTGTTACTCTTCTCACCGTTTCTGACTTCCTCCTTTATATATTTTGATGTTCGCACTTCCATACGTGGCGTCCTTCACCGCTTCTGTGCTGCCCTGTGCATCCACCCAATACGCCTTTCGTTCAGAGcagctctcgctctctctctttctctgcttcTCGGGACGGGCGACGATGCAAGAGGCGGCAAACGTGCCGCGAGTTTAGCGTCCGCGTTAGTGCGTGCATGAGGGATGCCTTCCCGGACAACGTGGTGAGGAGTCTAGAGCGGCATCCCCCTcgaggtgccggcgccgccgcatgATCGACTGCCCTCGCTATTAG
This sequence is a window from Leishmania major strain Friedlin complete genome, chromosome 14. Protein-coding genes within it:
- a CDS encoding putative inositol 5'-phosphatase — encoded protein: MQANSPTARPAGSQGRHRCAIAVKNNVQYLFVVMPKPKPPPEVELEPLMFFDALPPTTPTAPDPRQTEDMYMPKRDSVEDAIAIPLEVNGSGQLQRSLAFPATDFASLAEVQQQGGPFTSFQEYPALFGCLTIDRVYVLVATAVTAAVPLPFAGVIYSVTGTAWVPFDIPGVAPVRVSPTDRVRLREFQEYAFCKGYYYSDDVNVMLPFPFTKPANCAPPDMSCDWSYHLREPFSACSLTAACSVLVRGFAGERVCTLKDGTELHLVLLGRQSNVNPGPRYLSRGLNTANGAGNDHYYEYILWKHHGPDTVTFTRHSFLRGTIPVHWTTQMTMSLSEPTMIFSSDKAEVLRGSATYFAHMFQELKHVMLLDTNGQAATNPQVRCINLLRLHPKSGEDVLARHFLDAVRASDVVIKQSFPGGSLDLVHVDWLNLVKEYGIDVATSTFWEASMEFLATASTAADSMMTVGMIHGNGEVVRLITQSRFVRLNCADSLDRTNLACFLTCLQLSVAMLITQRIPHGSFQDSPPVPRLDASEEVAQEGGYAAAFAPMSGAKQTVPKPFMNTWNEARDPQRIPPLMVRALAELFVNNGDCVAMLYTNSAAMHGNILRGVCGMRLQGHNAVIATQRKFENVFEDRKKLRGIEVLLGRNRGDHFPSISPAFLLRPVPYTQWACALVVLGVPDNVTTREVDAAVRRAWDTRVMPQLAVCQLPPIESRALVFTVTLSAASTTHERDDLAQSLQQSTLGGVPPEEALEDAKPENGTPPPRTERLAIIEFDPDLCIVVDVARLLRQQGYLPLGSNNCVLAPYAYPVQTASDSKTMSGAVKNVGTSLKRGLTSLMRGLN